A segment of the Anoplolepis gracilipes chromosome 14, ASM4749672v1, whole genome shotgun sequence genome:
GCTCATTGTTTCGATACAATGCAGATTCCTTCTATTCAATGCTAGAATCACAATTGTCAATGCATTCGCTGTAGCATAGCTAACTGCACTTTGaacattcaataaaatatgaatcgcgcaaaaaaaaaaaacaaatgtacgaaagagagaatatgcagaagatttttaatttaaaataaaagacgaaacaaaaaaaaaaaagaattcgcTCTACTTATcacaatagaaaatataaaaacttaacttGAATGTATAGATATagcaacaaaatataaaattgtttaagaaaattaattcatataagtttttatttttatttgtatgtatttacCAGGTTGCGTAAATTCTGCGATCTTCGGAAATTCCAGGGGACTGAAATAGCTTTGGATAGAATCCGATTCCAGTCTTGAACTCTTCAGTTCCTGTAGATATTTTTGGAGATCTTCTCGTTCTTGTTGCAGTCGCAGTTCAACAAATCGTTTCCGAAGCCCATGCATTTGTTTCTCATCAAACCTCGAAGTCTCGTCTTCCTTACGACTTCCGGTATTGCGAGCTTGCGCTGACTTTGAATTCGTAAtgctttttttcctcttctgATTACTAGGTTTGCGATTATTATGATCACACTGACATAAGACAAAATACTGTTAGAGATAATAAAGTAGCAATTTTTCTTGtcaaaatatgttacataattattgcgtaataattttttcgcatCATAAAACTGCATTAACTTAATCATCTTGATTTtcgacatattattaaaagtacggaaatatttttttgtattattatttgtgttattattgtaatattattatttttatattagattagaCTTTGACGACTACAAAATGCATAatcttgtacaaaaattaggatataaaaattaatgattctgaaaaattttaatttaaagaaatttaacattaatttaacaattatggcagaagaagaaaaatacacAGCACTAATATTTACCACTTTATTTTCCTCTGAAGAGCAATGACTTCCGCTTTCTTCTCTTGGGgtctcttttttcattttcattatctCGGATTCTGTTTTACTCTCGAAAGATTTTTCCGACGCTTTTTTTGAGTTTTTAGAGCTCGCGTGTCGCTTGACCAACGCATCATACGCATCTTTGTGCAATTTTCTCAACACATCTTCAGCCTCCCGGGAAATGCATTGATTCATTTCCTCGAaaacgttttctttttctgtttcatttTCCTTTGATGAACTTGATTTGATTATGCCCTCCTTCGCAGGCGGTCCAATGATGTTTATCATTGTgcgttttcttattttgttcaaTGCTTTCCCACGCTCTTCCTGGTCATCTTCTTGCCGAACAGAAGTCATCCTGCTCTCCGCTGAGTTTTTCTTCTCATCTATGTTCGTCACACCGACTCTGGTCAACGACTTTGAAGAGTGAGATATGTTTTCATCAAAGTTTTTGGCTGAAAATTTGTTGAATTAACTGCATTAGAATCCTTGTAGaatataacaagaaaatattttttgtcaaaaaaattttgaacattacaagaaattttaaagattttgataaattttgaacGCTGCCTTCTAAAGGAAAATTGTTATTGTTTCGCAATTCgacgtattattttaaaatgaatttcacaagtacttgaaaaatattctatcagtaagataaaacaattaataatattatggatattaataaaaagataaattactgattataaaaaataaattttaattaaatattacgtagattatattattattaaatattaattaaaaaataaattataaaatatattgctatttctgtttatatcaattttctcaGGAGTATACATATCTCAAAATAGATTTCCCCATATTGCAGCATTCTGTCAAATTggattaattctaatattaaaacgttgaaatcaatttatttaaaatatattattcattttttttaccacTTGTAATGTTTGCTTTAACCGATTTTGGTCGTTCTTGATAACATTTCTCTGCACGCGGACTGACGGATTTTGACGATTTTATCAAGCGCACGATTGCGTTGTCTGAATTCGCGTTGCTTTCAAAGTTATTGGCATAGTTAGACGGTTCCAAATTAACCTCGGTTGCATTTGGTTTTAAAGTCACGAGTTCGATGACGTGTCCGTTTCTGCAATCGAACAAAACATTGCACAGAAACTGCCCACATTAATGAAAGTTTGATGGTTTCGAGAATATTGACATTTTGTCACTTCGCATTTGtacttatgtttataaatcattGATAAAGATCGCGACACATGTCACAAGCTGTTTAATCTTTTCTGTTATAAATTACTGTTAGCACTGCTTTACATACTACAATGTATTTCAAAAAGCAGTAACTGTCAAATAACTAAACCAATTAAAGTTTCTAGTTTgttctttaaaattgaaatataattcttagtaattaatgatttctaataaataattaatattaattattttagattaaattcaaagttaaattctttttcttttatttcatattttacttttcataaaaagtatttaattttgaaattatagtaataaacaaattatctcttagtattttattttatattattaatattactattattattaattatttaataataagtatagtctcttatttatttaaaatattaattttctacgtaaaataacaatatatttatggaaaaatgtgtattttattataaaatatgtatgtgatattgttaaataatattaaaattaaatataaaaataaaaaaatctactgtatttattaattaaatatataaagttacctGTTATTCTGATCAGATTTATATTGTTCGAGTAACGCCGTGTCATTTTTCTTTGTTCTGGATCTTGctgaatctatttttttctcatcaatCATTTTTTCGCGTTGCGATTGTGATCGCAAGGTTGAACTCGAAACGTCCTCGAAGGTGTCGTTCGCGTATCCGCTTTCAGTAGCCAATTGTCTGGAACTGCTCGCGACCATTAGAGAAGCATTTTCAGCTGCCAAATATTTAGAACTTTTAATAGAATCGTCAGTTTTAGTAATACTTGTCTTGGCACGAGAAAGTTCCGAAATAATTTCACTGTCGTCGTCCACTGTGCTGATTGATTCCTCGATAACACTATCATCGCGCAAAGACCTCGAGCGATCTAAATTTTGATCTAAATTAGCCGCATTTGGAATTGTAATTACTTTTTCTTCACTCGAACGCTCTCTCGATTTTAAAGTAGAACGCACTTTGAAAGTCTTCCGATTCGATTTTTCAAGCAATGTTGATTGCTTTTTGATCGACGAACTACCAGATGATGCTTTTCTCCTCGAAATTTCCGACGATTTATCGgattctctccctttctcgtGCTTTGCAGCCGCTTTTGTCTTTTCTTCGCGTCTGGAAGACTTATTGCTAGCCATGGAAAAGTTTCCTCGCGACGTTTTCGAGCGTGAGAGTGATTTCGACGAAATCATCGAGTCATCGAGCACGCTTTCAATCGAGCTATTCTCTTGAATACTCGTTACGTCCGAGATGAAACTTTCTTGCTTTCCTGTCGAACGCGGCGATTTATCTTTCGACGGCATGGTGACATCAAGGTCGGCATCATCGACGTCTTCGAGAGGTTCCGGACTCATCTTATTCGACGTTGATTTCTTATTTTCCGATAAAAGTTTTGTTTCTTCTGCACGTTCTTCGAATCGCATATCTGGTATCTTAATGTCAAGCTTGAGCTTCGAGACGTTTCTCGGTGATTTCTTTAGTTCCGGCAAGAGATTTTCCGAAGGAATTACCGAAATGCTGCTTATCGAGCTATCCAAGTCCTAAATAATGCAACATATATCATATAGATGTTAAAATCATACAACGtccttactttaattataaattttcattctcATTTATAGAGAAACAGTGAAACATATAACCTCTAAAACTTAATCTCCAGaagatattcatataattaagcattcaaatattatatttattattttttcctctatttaatatatgaaatgtaattaacataagaaaataaatgaataaaaatgaacaaaaatgtaaaatacatatcataaaagtattatatattttatatttttttgcaggACTTAAATCTTTGAAACTTCTGTTTcacaaaaaactttattttcggaactctttttaattctctttatcttttattttagagaatacTCACTTCTTTACGATTCCATTTTTGCGCCTCacgttttattttgtatttctcCTCGATTTCTTTCAAACGTGCCAGCGCCGCGTTTGCTTTCGAAGAGAGCatctttcttatctttttttagctGTGAATGTTCAGTCGCTAAATTTAGCTAACAAAATCTTCGCTCGACTTTTGTGTATCACTTGTAAATTTCCATTATTCACGAATTAGAGGTTCTGTTTGAAATGAGTCACGATAGAGCTTTGCTCACAATCAGTCTCGTTACGAGTTTACCTTTTTGTTGTCAAGGAAACAGCCTgtagatacatataatacgtatgaatattattattatacattagatTATAATACTATTCGTGTTTTTGGGACGATTACTATAACGACATTTTGATAACAATCGTCgttaactaaatttttattaaaaaatgttatggaATGTTCAAAACTATACCTGGTTCTCTCttagattagattagattacaatatacatgtcggaaagatgaaaaaaaaaagtataaataaatcaaattaaatattaccttCAGCTTCAATGGGATTTCAATCTACATTAAACTcgaaatatatgcaaatactCGAGTTAGAAACTGAGAAATAGAAAACAGCAACTTTTGGGGAAAGAAACGGAAACGAGTTTGAAAATGACGCGACGCTGAGAGCCAATCAGCGACTTCTGTCGCATCGGACGCTCCCGTGTAAATTCGGCTATTGTCGGCTGCTGTTTCCTCAACAAACACTACCGTATCGACGACAGATAAGCTATCGCGCTAATCAGCATAAGGTTATGTGCGACGCGGCATGCGGCGCGGCATGGCCACGGTGAGGCGCGACGTCGGTAGAGCGTGGTCGGCGGTGATTGGCCGGCGCGCGTCCGCCAATCAGCGCGTTCCATCTGTCTACCCCGATGGCCACTAAATTCACCAACCACGTCTACCGAGCGAACATTGTCGGCCAGTTCGTCGTGGTGGCAGGTGCCTCTTTCGTTGTCGTCTCTTCGGAATCACGTCGTTCTATCGGCGTCCGAAAAATGCGGTCTCTTTGCGCGTTCGTCGTACTCCTAGTGCTCGCCACTGTCACGGCGGAGATCTATCTAGACGAGAAGTTCACCGATGGTGAGTAATAATTCAT
Coding sequences within it:
- the LOC140673546 gene encoding uncharacterized protein isoform X1; this translates as MLSSKANAALARLKEIEEKYKIKREAQKWNRKEDLDSSISSISVIPSENLLPELKKSPRNVSKLKLDIKIPDMRFEERAEETKLLSENKKSTSNKMSPEPLEDVDDADLDVTMPSKDKSPRSTGKQESFISDVTSIQENSSIESVLDDSMISSKSLSRSKTSRGNFSMASNKSSRREEKTKAAAKHEKGRESDKSSEISRRKASSGSSSIKKQSTLLEKSNRKTFKVRSTLKSRERSSEEKVITIPNAANLDQNLDRSRSLRDDSVIEESISTVDDDSEIISELSRAKTSITKTDDSIKSSKYLAAENASLMVASSSRQLATESGYANDTFEDVSSSTLRSQSQREKMIDEKKIDSARSRTKKNDTALLEQYKSDQNNRNGHVIELVTLKPNATEVNLEPSNYANNFESNANSDNAIVRLIKSSKSVSPRAEKCYQERPKSVKANITSAKNFDENISHSSKSLTRVGVTNIDEKKNSAESRMTSVRQEDDQEERGKALNKIRKRTMINIIGPPAKEGIIKSSSSKENETEKENVFEEMNQCISREAEDVLRKLHKDAYDALVKRHASSKNSKKASEKSFESKTESEIMKMKKETPREESGSHCSSEENKVCDHNNRKPSNQKRKKSITNSKSAQARNTGSRKEDETSRFDEKQMHGLRKRFVELRLQQEREDLQKYLQELKSSRLESDSIQSYFSPLEFPKIAEFTQPDAIDLESKLSNQHVVLRERVSAIKQCLKDQYILYRDYCTMAQAINAHYVPTTLQDAKKTIRELRKMTVKSR
- the LOC140673546 gene encoding uncharacterized protein isoform X2, encoding MLSSKANAALARLKEIEEKYKIKREAQKWNRKEDLDSSISSISVIPSENLLPELKKSPRNVSKLKLDIKIPDMRFEERAEETKLLSENKKSTSNKMSPEPLEDVDDADLDVTMPSKDKSPRSTGKQESFISDVTSIQENSSIESVLDDSMISSKSLSRSKTSRGNFSMASNKSSRREEKTKAAAKHEKGRESDKSSEISRRKASSGSSSIKKQSTLLEKSNRKTFKVRSTLKSRERSSEEKVITIPNAANLDQNLDRSRSLRDDSVIEESISTVDDDSEIISELSRAKTSITKTDDSIKSSKYLAAENASLMVASSSRQLATESGYANDTFEDVSSSTLRSQSQREKMIDEKKIDSARSRTKKNDTALLEQYKSDQNNRNGHVIELVTLKPNATEVNLEPSNYANNFESNANSDNAIVRLIKSSKSVSPRAEKCYQERPKSVKANITSAKNFDENISHSSKSLTRVGVTNIDEKKNSAESRMTSVRQEDDQEERGKALNKIRKRTMINIIGPPAKEGIIKSSSSKENETEKENVFEEMNQCISREAEDVLRKLHKDAYDALVKRHASSKNSKKASEKSFESKTESEIMKMKKETPREESGSHCSSEENKVCDHNNRKPSNQKRKKSITNSKSAQARNTGSRKEDETSRFDEKQMHGLRKRFVELRLQQEREDLQKYLQELKSSRLESDSIQSYFSPLEFPKIAEFTQPDAIDLESKLSNQHVVLRERVSAIKQCLKDQYILYRDYCTMAQAINAHYVPTTLQDAKKVNAF